The Pectobacterium carotovorum genomic sequence AGTGGTGGTGATTACCAGCGGCAACTTTGAAGCCTTCGTGCCGGGCGGACGCTGGATTGGGCTGGGGCCAGGGCAGGATATGACGGAAGGGCGCAAGCGGCTCGAATGGTTTCTGGGGCGGCCGGCGTATACCAACACCGTTGCGAAGCAGAAACGCGCGTTCCATGCCATCTGGCATCAGTTTTATAACGGCCCCTATGATTTCATTGCGATCCAGCAACTGGCTGAGTGGTTCCACCCTGACTTATTCCGCGATCTCAGCGCGGATGAGACCTTCCGCCAGCTTCATCAGCAGTTTTTACCAGTTGATTATCAGCCGGGCTATTTCGTCAGTCTTGCGCAGTAAGTCAATAAGAGGCCGGCTCCGGTACATAAACCGGAGCTACACGAGACCGTTACGTCAGGAGGTGGATAATGTTTGAAGGTATGAGCTACCACATTGCCCTTACGCCCGTGCAGTTCCTGCTTCCCTCTGAAAATGTTGATATGTCGAACGTGGAGTGTTTGATGGAGGATATTTGCCGCTGTGGCTGCTGGACGACACCGGTACCCATCGAGAAAGAGACCGGGATTATTATGGACGGTAACCACCGGCTACGTGCGGCCACCGAACTGGGGTTAAAGCACATTCCTTGCGCACTGCTCGATTACGAAGATCCCCGCGTGTCGGTTTACCATTGGAAGACCGGACAGCCTTTTTGCAAGAATCTGATTATGCAGACGATTGTGGCAGAGAAGAGCCTGTTTCCCTACAAGACCACGCGCCATCTTTTCCAGCCCGCGCTGCCGTCGGTGAGTGTTGTGCTGGATAAACTCATGCGTTAATCACTTTACGCTGTCGCTCTGTATCCGGGCGACGGCGTTCTCCCGCCTCTCTTTTCTCCTGCTTTTGCCACTCCCGCGCCTTTTTATTAGCGGCAGCATTACTATAATCATTTGTAAATGACAGCTTTCGTAAACGACAATCTTTGTGAACGACAACCACCGTAAATCGCCGATTATTTTATGACTGATGGCAAAGGAAATGATTGATTACACGAATTTTAATATGCTTTGTAACAATTTTGCCTAGAATGTATACCAGAAACGACTGTCAGTAATTCGTGTGTTTCTGAACAATAGCAGCGTCGGCGCTATTACGCCTTTGGAGAAAGAGAATGCAAGAAAACTATAAAATTCTGGTTGTAGATGACGACATGCGGTTGCGTGCGCTATTGGAGCGTTATCTGACTGAGCAGGGTTTTCAGGTACGTAGCGTAGCCAATGCTGAACAGATGGACCGTTTACTGACCCGTGAATCCTTTCACCTCATGGTGCTGGACCTGATGCTGCCGGGCGAAGATGGTCTGTCCATCTGCCGTCGCTTGCGTAGCCAAAGCAACCCGATGCCGATCATTATGGTGACGGCGAAAGGGGAAGAAGTGGATCGTATCGTCGGGCTGGAAATCGGCGCGGACGATTATATTCCTAAACCTTTCAACCCGCGTGAACTGCTGGCTCGCATCCGTGCGGTGCTGCGTCGCCAGGCGAATGAACTGCCGGGCGCGCCGTCGCAGGAAGAAGCCATTATCGCGTTTGGTAAATTTAAGCTGAATCTGGGCACGCGCGAAATGTTCCGTGATGATGAACCTATGCCGTTGACCAGCGGTGAGTTTGCCGTGCTGAAGGCGCTGGTGAGCCACCCGCGTGAACCGCTGTCCCGCGATAAGCTGATGAACCTGGCCCGTGGTCGTGAATACAGCGCGATGGAGCGTTCCATCGACGTACAAATTTCTCGTCTGCGCCGCATGGTGGAAGAGGATCCGGCGCACCCGCGCTATATCCAGACCGTGTGGGGTCTTGGCTACGTGTTTGTCCCGGACGGCAGTAAGGCATGATGCAATGGCGCTTTTCTCCGCGCAGCTCATTTGCACGGACGTTGCTACTGATTGTCACATTGTTGTTTGTCAGTTTGGTCACCACCTATCTGGTGGTGCTCAATTTCGCTATTCTGCCGAGTTTGCAGCAGTTCAATAAGGTGCTGGCATACGAAGTAAGAATGCTGATGACGGACAGTCTGCAACTGGAAGATGGCTCCACGCTTGAGGTGCCGCCTGCGTTCCGGCGTGAGATTTACCGCGAATTGGGTATATCGCTATACACCAATGCGGCGGCGGAGGAAAGCGGCCTGCGGTGGGCTCAGCACTACAAGTTTCTGAGTGACCAGATGGCGCAACAGCTGGGCGGCCCGACGGATGTGCGGGTTGAGGTCAGCAAGAACACGCCGGTGGTGTGGCTGAAAACCTGGCTGTCACCGGATATCTGGGTGCGCGTTCCCCTCACTGAAATCCATCAAGGCGATTTCTCGCCGCTCTTCCGCTATACGCTGGCGATCATGCTGCTGGTGATTGGCGGCGCCTGGCTCTTTATCCGGGTGCAGAACCGACCCTTGGTTGAGCTGGAGCATGCGGCGTTGCAGGTCGGTAAGGGCATTATTCCGCCGCCGCTGCGGGAGTATGGCGCTTCCGAGGTGCGTTCCGTGACTCGCGCCTTTAACCAGATGGCCTCCGGCGTGAAGCTGCTGGCCGATGACCGCACGCTGTTAATGGCAGGCGTGAGCCATGACCTGCGTACGCCGCTGACGCGAATTCGTCTGGCGACCGAAATGATGGGCAAGGAAGATGACTATCTGGCGGAGTCGATCAATAAGGACATTGAAGAGTGTAATGCGATTATTGAGCAGTTCCTTGACTATCTGCGTACCGGCCAGGAAATGCAGACGGAAGTGGCCGATCTGAACGCCATCATGGGTGAAGTGGTGGCATCGGAGAGCGGTTATGAACGCCAGATCGACAGCGAGTTTGCTACCGGTGAGCTGTTGGTGTGCATCAGTTCGCTGTCGATAAAACGTGCGGCGCTGAATCTGGTGGTGAATGCGGCGCGTTACGGTAACGGCTGGATAAAAGTCAGTACCGGACGTGAGCTACAGCGCGTCTGGTTTCAGGTCGAGGATGATGGAGAAGGCATTGCGCCCGATCAGTTGAAGCATCTGTTCCAGCCGTTTGTTCGCGGCGACAGCGCGCGAACCACCAGCGGTACTGGGCTGGGGCTGGCGATTGTGCAGCGTATTATTGATGCGCACAATGGCGTGCTGGATGTCGGCACCAGCGAACGCGGTGGGCTCTGTGTCCGCGCGTATTTGCCGCTGCTCGCAGAGGCATATGCGCCTGAAATCAGTACAGTGAAAGAATGACCCATCCGGTTTCCTCTGTCTCTTAGCCACAGTTTTTATGCTGACGAGAAGAGGGTTTCGTGCGCGATAATGCCGTTATTTTCATGCTACCCGTGTAGCACGCGCCCGACACGGGACGGCTCACACGCCGCTCGCCCCGTGACCCCAGGCTTTCGGCGGAAATTATGCCGCTGCCGCGGTGCCTTCGTCGTATCAGGCTCAACGGACCGCTTGCGACACGTTCCAGACGTGGCGCAAGCTTTCGCCGCGTCCTGCGGCTCATCCTAAGCCTGCTAGCTCCTCAGCATAATTTTTTACGCCGGAAAGGAAAAAACCGAGGTAAATTCCTGTATTTATGTATAAGAGATAGTTCGCTGGGTGAGTCGTTAACGTATAGATGGAATGAATGTCCCCTCCCCTGCTCAGAGGAGGGGAATGCGTTTACCGCTTCGGTCCTGCTTTCACCAGCGCTGCGCCTGCTGGTGCATCGGTGTATTTATCGAAGTTGGTGATAAAGCGCTGTGCCAGATCGTCCGCTTTTTCCTGCCACTGTTCGACGCTCGCGTAGGTATCACGCGGGTCGAGAATGTCAGGGTTGACGCCGGGCAGCGAGGTTGGGATCGCCAAATCGAAGACCGGTAATGTCTGCATTTCTGCATTATCAATGCTGCCGTTCAGAATGGCGTCAATAATCCCGCGCGTATCTTTAATGGAGATACGTTTACCGCTGCCGTTCCAGCCAGTGTTCACCAGATAAGCCTGTGCACCGGCCGCCTTCATGCGTTTTACCAGCACTTCAGCGTACTGCGTTGGGTGCAGCATCAGGAATGCTGCGCCGAAGCAGGCGGAGAAGGTCGGTGTCGGTTCCGTCACGCCGCGTTCGGTTCCCGCCAGTTTGGCGGTAAAGCCGGACAGGAAATGATACTGCGTTTGATCGGACGTCAGGCGAGAAACAGGAGGCAACACGCCGAATGCGTCAGCCGTCAGGAAGATCACTTTCGTTGCATGGCCCGCTTTGGAGACCGGTTTAACGATATTCTGAATATGGTAGATAGGATAAGAGACGCGGGTGTTCTCGGTTTTCGAACCGTCGTTGAAGTCTACGGTACCGTCTGCCAGCACGGTGACGTTCTCCAGCAGGGCGTCGCGTTTGATCGCGCCGTAGATATCCGGCTCGGCTTCTTTGGATAGCTTGATGGTTTTGGCATAGCAGCCGCCTTCAAAATTGAAGACGCCGTCGTCGTCCCAGCCGTGTTCGTCATCGCCAATCAACTGGCGTTTGGGGTCGGTGGACAGCGTGGTTTTGCCTGTACCGGAAAGACCAAAGAAGACTGCCACATCGCCTTTTTCGCCGACGTTTGCCGAACAGTGCATGGAGGCGATGCCTTTCAGCGGCAGCAGATAGTTCATGATGGAGAACATACCTTTCTTCATTTCGCCGCCGTACCAGGTGCCGCCGATCAGCTGGATGCGCTCTGTCAGGTTGAACGCGACAAAGTTCTCGGAGTTCAGCCCCTGTTCCTGCCAGTTCGGGTTGGTGCATTTTGCGCCGTTCATTACGATGAAGTCTGGCTCAAAGCCTTCCAGTTCTTCATCGCTCGGGCGGATAAACATGTTTTTGACGAAATGCGCCTGCCAGGCCACTTCCGTTACGAAACGTACGCTGAGGCGACTGTCTGGATTCGCGCCGCAGAAGGCATCGATGATGAACAGGCGCTTGCCGGAAAGCTGCGTAGTGACGAGCTGCTTCAGGTGCGTCCAGGTTTCCTGACTCAACGGATGGTTATCGTTCTTACCTTTACCCTGATCGGACCACCACACGGTGTCGCGTGTAACGTCATCGCGCACGATGTATTTGTCTTTCGGGGAACGGCCGGTAAAGATGCCGGTATCGACGGCGACTGCACCCAGTTGGGTTTCGATGCCGCGTTCATAGCCTTGTAGGGTAGGAGAGCGTTCTTCTTCAAAAAGCAGTTCATAGCTGGGATTGTAGACAATATCGCGGACATCGTGGATTCCATAAGCCGTCAGGGCTTGCGGGGTAATACCGTTGATCTGCATGTTGCTACTCCTCAAGTTATAGTCGTACTACTAAACATTGTAGGGAGTGAGCTTATTTTAACCGCGATAGCAATCATAAAATTAAATAAATTCATTAATAACTTTGCTTATTTAGGGTGTTTGAAAAATAATCACGGCGGTTTATAGATGGGAAAATAAGCAAAATAAAACGGGTACTTTCGTACCCGTTAAAACGATTAATGCAACAGATTTCCTGATGAATCGTGCCGTATGGCGCGGATGTCCAGCGAATTAAACAAGTAGTGCGTGCCACAATAGTCACAGTGCATATCGATTTCACCGTCCTGCTCGATCATTTCATTGATCTCCTGATCGGACAGCGTCATTAATGCATCTGCGCAACGATCGCGCGAACAGTGGCAGCGGAATTCGACATCCTGCGGTTCGTACACGGTTACTTCTTCCTGATGATAAAGGCGGTACAGCACCTCGGTGGCAGGCAGGGTAAACAGCTCTTCGGCTTTGACCGTGGTGGTGAGCTGCGTCAGGTGATCAAAATCATTACGATCGGCATCCTGCGCAGGCAGTACCTGAAGCAGCATACCCGCGGCCGCCTGATTGCCCTCGTGCTGTCCGGTACGGATAAACAGCCGTGTCGGCAACTGCTCGGACTGCTGGAAATAGCTCTCCAGACATTCTGCAACGGTTTCACCTTCTAAACCGACAACGCCCTGATAACGCTCACCTTCCGTTGGCGTAATGGTAATGACCAGATAGCCATTGCCGACCATCTCTTTCAGCGAACTCCCCGGCGCGATATCCCCTTGCAGACGGGCAACACCGCGCATTTGCTGCTGATGGTTGCCGTTAATCACCGCCAGTTTCAGTGGGCCATCGCCCTGAAGCTGAACGGTAATATCGCCGCTGAATTTTAGCGTAGCCGTCAACAGGCTGGTGGCAACCAGCATTTCACCCAGCAGCGTTTGCACCGCAGGCGGATAGTCGTGGTTGGTCAAAATACGTTGATACGTCTCGTTAACGGTTACCAGCTCGCCACGAACGGCATAATTTTCAAACAGGTAACGGTGTAATTGGTCGTGAGCCATAATGTTTTCTCGTCGTAATAGTGCGGCGATCGCTGAGTCTTCTCTCTATTGTCATCAGTTTGATGACCAACAAATGAAGGGCGGAGCGTTATTCCTGATCGCTGTATTTAAATTTAATCAGATCGCGTCGCTCTTTTTTATCAGGGCGGCGATCGGGATGTGGCATCGTTAGCGCATTCATTTTCCGCGCCTGCGCCAGCTTTTCTCGTTTCTCAATACTTTCGGTCGTTTCCTGATACAACGCCTGCGCCTCTGTCGCGCTTCTGCGCTGGCCGCTGACGGCCAAAATGACCACGGTGCGTTCGTCATTGCCCTGACGCAGTTTAACCTCGGCATTCAGTTCGACCTGTTTGCTCGGCTTACCGCGTTGCCCGTTATAGTGCACTTTGCCGCCGTCGATCATTTCGCGGGCAATGGCCCGGGTTTTATAGAAACGGGCGGCCCAGAGCCATTTATCCAGACGAACGGCGTCGTCGGCCTGCTCGGTAGCTTTCACCATAAATCCCCTTGATTACCCTAATGCCGATCGTTTAAGGATCGAGATACTGGGGCGACCGCAGCGCGAGGCATCCCTACGGGAACCTCATCACCGTATTTCCCCCTCAGGCCACTGAATTACCCGGCGTTAACGGAGTGACGCAGAGCGGGTAGCAGCGCAAGATAGTCGTTCATTGACGGATGTTGCAGGAATGCCTTTTCCTGCTGGCCGGAATCTGGATTACGCACGCCCAGACAGTAATGGATACCGAACGTTTTCGCGGCATCCAGAATCGGTTCGCTGTCATCCACGAATAATGTTCTGGCAGGGTCGAAACCGGTTTGCTGCTGTACGGCCTGCCACAAGCGCTGATTCTCTTTCGGATATCCATAAGTATGGGTGGAAAGCAATAAATCAAGGTGCTGATCCAGCCCGGTGTGTTCGATTTTTACCGCCAGACTGTGTGGATGGGCGTTGGTCAGCAGAATGGTCTCTTTACCGCATTCGCGCAGCGCTGCTAAAAACGGCGTCGTGTCATCGCGCAGCCGGGCACGAGTGCCGATATCCGTCGTCATTTGATAGATATCCAGATCCAGACGTTCTGACCAGTAATCGAAACAGTACCAGTTTAGCGTGTGCTGAACGGCCTGATACTCTTGTTCGATCAGCTGGTGTGCCTTCTCAAGGCTGATATGGCGTTTTTCACTGAGCGACTGCGGCACCAGTTGAAGCCAGAAATAGCTGTCAAACGCCAGATCGAGCAGCGTGCCATCCATATCCAGTATCACGGTGTCGATGTCATGCCAGTTAACGTGGGGATTCATAACGACTCCAGATGTCGCGCCGTGCCATAGGGATGATGAAGCAGGAGACGCGCAGTGCAATAGTGACGGGAAACCGATTCCGCTAGGTTAGCATAACCGCAAAACGGGCACGATGCCGTTAGCGGGGGAGCAGGGGGCGATTGTCCGGGAACGCATTCGTCATCATGTTGAACCGAGAAGCGTAATAGCGCTGAATGTCGGCCACTCGTTTCTGGCTTTTACGCATTTTAATGCCGGTCAGAACCGCATTGACGATAAACGTTGCAGAAAACAGCAGTAGCAGCAGGCAACTGCCGAGGTAGCGCCAGACGGTAATGACGTCGGGTTCGCTGTGCAGGTTGATGTGCTGCGTCCCGTTGGCATCGGTGCTGAGCTGTGTGATCACGCCCGTGGCATTAAACGGCGTATGCAACAGCATTGCAGAAAGCCGCTGGAGTTCCTGCCACTGGTCCGACGGGCGGTACTCATTGAGCGGCATCGGAGGGAGCGGGTGGTTAACAAACTGTCGTCCTTCATCGCTGCGAATCAGAAATCCACCCGGCGGTGGGCTGTTCAGCGAGTCTGCTGCGTTATTGATTTCCTGATAGAAGAATTGATCGGTAGAACTGTTGACCAGGGATTCCAGCGTTTCTGCGCTGACGGCGGGCAGCACCACATTCATGCCTTTCAGCGTGCCGGAGTTGGCGTCTTTGACCAGCGTATTCCAGTTTTTGACGTCGCTCAGATTCACCAGCGCATTTTTCAGGCGGGAGCAATCGTTTTCCTGCCTACACAAATCTTGTGTTCTCAGAACCACATCAGCGAAGTTTTTCATCAAAATCAGCCCTGATTTCTGGATCGTGGACGCTAGCTGAGAATTAACCTGACCTTCTTTTTCCGCCTGCGGATGGAGTTGACTGTTGACGGATTTCAGCAAGGCAGAAGCTTTTTCAATCGTCTCGGATTCCGGTAAGGGCAACGGTGCGGCTTGATTCCAGTAAATGGCGGAGCAGTCGAACGGGCTGAACGCGTAGGACGACGGCGCGGAAACCGGATGAATGCCTGCGGGCACATAGCACATACCGCTGCCACGCACCGCCAGCGTGTCACCAATGCGGAGCTGGGCCTTTTCCAGATCGCTGACCTGCGTGACCTGAATGCGCTGCGCACCCTGAAGCCAGGCCAGGCTGAGCTTTAGCGGCAGTTCAAGCTGCACGTTAGTGACGAGTAAAATCAGGCTGAGCAGTGAACCAACGGCCAGCAGCAGATTTCGGCCCCAGCGCTGTAGCGGGAAATTTTTCACTTCATCGTGCAGTGAAAGGTGTTCCCCCTGACGGATTACCTGTCGGTTGAGATAGATATCGACATCCGTTTTTCTACCCAGATCCTGTGTGATGTAGGGTTGCCAGTGAGGCGGGTAAATCAGATCGATATTACCGAGCGAGATATTGCCGAGCGGCCCCTGATTGGATTCGCCAAACAGACCCAAGCCTTGCGGCGTGCCGTGAAGGCAGTGCACATCCTGCAGTTCCTGAGCGGACGGTGAGCGAAAGAGCTGCCACAGGCTCCAGCCTGCTAATAAGGATGCGGTGCCGATCAGCCAGGGGAGCAGGGCGATAGGGCTATTCAGGCTGATGAACAAGAGCAGAAAAGACAGGCAGAGCACCGCCGTTTCCTTCAAACCCCCTGAGTGATGCATGGCGTGTTCTTCACGTGTTTCCTTACGGATAGTGACTAACTCGGCATGCTCACTGCCTTCCTGACGGATGGAGGCATTCGGGACAGGTATTTCGCTCGGTAGCGGGGCCAGCGGCCGGTCGTCAAGGCACTCGGTCAGCGAGTGGCCGTTCAGGGAAATAACCAGCGGGATCGATCGTGTTTTTATCAGTTCGACGGTGTTGTTTTCAGTAATGAACTGTTCCCAACTGGGTGGAAGATGGATTTCTTGTGTATCAATGTAGTAGCGCCACTTATTCTGAGCATCGGTGCTCAGGCCATAGCGTGTAATCGTATGGGTGATGGGATAAACCCGATTACTTTGCAGGGAACGCGGCAGTTTTGGCTGCGCATTCGGGGTATCAAGCGGCGTAGTTTGCTGGCTGTTTTCCTGAGCCAGATAACGCTCCACGGCGATGCGTTCATCTTCAGTGAGCCGTCGGGGAAGCGATTGCGAAACGGGTAATGGCGGAGTGGATAAGAAACGACGGCGCAGTCGGTAGCCAATAACACCTCCGATCGCGATCAGACAGGCAAGCAATATCGCCAATAAGGTAAATATTGTGCTCATGTCATCTCCCTTCCAAAACGCGAGGCTCCTTGTTTTCGTCGGAGTTTAACAAAATTATACAATTGATGATAACCCGTATGGCATTGTTTTCTTAGATTAATAACGTAATTGTGAATGGAATTAATCGCATAAGGTGATGATAGTAACAAGCAAAAAATGCCACTTGAATGAGGATATTCCTATTTTTTTTAAGTTATTGACTTTTAGCGGCGGTTTCTCATACAGGATGTATCCTGCATGTTGCTCACACGTAAATTCATCGTCACGATAGTTGCAGCGAAGGCGACTGTTAACGCACAATGTGAGCAGAATCAAAAAAGAATATTTACGATCTTTTCTTATCCAACAGCATGCCATATGCGGATTGCATTAAGCGCAGTCTCTCATGCGTGTTGGGCTAAGATGCCGTTCTGGTCGTAACGCTCTGGGGGCATCAATGAGTCATAACCTGCAAAAACCTAAAATCCTCAAGGTAGAAACGGTAGCGCGTTCGCGCCTGTTTAATGTGGAATCCGTCGATCTTGAATTTAGCAACGGGGTACGCCGGGTTTATGAACGGATGCGTTCAAGCGGTCGACAGGCGGTGATGGTTGTCCCGGTCATTGATGATGAACTGGTGTTGATCCGTGAATACGCCGTTGGCATTGAGGAGTACGAATTAGGCTTCCCCAAAGGGCTTATCGATCCCGGTGAAACGGTCTTTGAAGCCGCTAATCGTGAGCTGATGGAAGAAATCGGCTTTGGGGCGGAACAGCTGGAGTTACTGGCGACATTAACCATGGCGCCTTCCTATTTTTCCAGCCAGATGAATATCGTGGTGGCGCGCGGGTTGTATCCACAAAGCCTGGAAGGGGACGAGCCGGAGCCCATGCCGCAAGTCCGTTGGCCAGTGGATAACATGATGTCGCTGCTGCAAGAGCCTGATTTCCGTGAAGCGCGTAATGTCAGTGCGCTGTTTTTGGCTCACGATTGGCTGCGTCGTACACCCCGCTAATTTTCTGTGACATAACGGAAAGCGCACGTCTTTTCCGGTGATATCGGTCACACATCCCTTTTTAGCTCGTTGTCGTGACAGGGGCGGACGTCTATAACGTCTGCACAGGGCGTGACTGATGAATGAAGGCGAACCTGCCGTGGATAGCAAAACCCGCTATTCACGGCGGGTTTTTTTGTTTTTCAGCCCTGATAAATGTGTAAAACAACACCGATGAAAGAGGGACAAAAGATGAACATACCGAAGGGGAGCATACGTGCGCCGTTGATGTTACTGGCGTTGGTGAGCACGCTGCTATGTCCTGTGCTGGGTCAGGCGGCAGAAACCGCGCCGGAGAAAACCCGAATACTTATTCTGACGGACATTGGTAATGAACCTGATGACTCGCAGTCTTTGGTTCGCTTCCTGCTCTACAGTAACGAATTCGATGTCGAAGGGATTGTGGCGACCACTTCAACCTGGCTGAGAGATAAGGTCAATCCAGAGATGATTATGCAGCGTCTTGATGCTTACGAGCAGGTGTTGCCTAACCTGCGTCAGCATGCGTCCGGCTATCCGTCTGCGGAGGCATTGCGTCAGGTCGTCAGGTCTGGCCGTGCCGGATTTGGCATGGACGTCGTGGGTGATAATAAAGCGACAGAAGCCTCCAGATTGATTGTTCAGGCGGTGGACAAACAGGACGCCCGCCCGCTGTGGATTACAGTATGGGGCGGAGCGGTAGATTTAGCGCAGGCTCTCCATGACGTACGCGCTACTCGCACGCCAGAGCAGGTGGCGACGTTTGTCAGTAAGATTCGCGTGTACGCGATCTCCGATCAAGATAATACCGGTGCCTGGATTCGCGCTAACTTCCCGACGTTGCGCTACATCACCAGTATCCATGCCTGGAATGATTATTTCCTTTCTACCTGGATTGGCATGTCCTCATCGTTTGCCGAGGGTAGCGACATGAGCCAGGTGAATAACGAATGGCTGAGCAAACACATCCGTAACAAAGGCCCGCTCGGTGCGGTCTATCCTGCGATTGAATATACGATGGAAGGGGACACACCCTCATTCCTCTATCTGATTCAAAACGGGCTTGGCGATCCAGAACATACGGAATACGGCAGTTGGGGAGGACGCTACGCGGCCATCGTACCGGGCGACACCAGCGGGCTACGCGTCAGCACCTCCGATCAGGTCATGAGTCATAACGGCAAAATGTATCGTACCGCATCGGCCACGATCTGGCGCTGGCGTGACGCATTCCAGAATGATTTTGCTGCCCGCATGGACTGGACGCTGACGAAGGAAAGTAAAAAGGCTAACCATAACCCTGACCTTGTGCTGAATGGTCAGTCCGGGCGTTCTATTGTGACTGTGAGTGTTAAGGCGGGAGAAACCGTGACGCTGTCCGCCGACGGTTCTCACGATCGCGATGGCGACAAAGTGAATTATACCTGGTGGCAATATAAGGAGCCCACGGCTACCGCGATAGGCGTACATTTTGCGCCAGAGGTGAAGCTGGCCAACGCATCAGGGATGCAAACGCAGTTTGTTGCACCGGACGTTAAAACGCCGACGCCTTTCCATATCATTTTGCAGGCGAAAGATGAGGGAACACCGAATCTGTTCTCCTATCGTCGGGCGATTGTCACCGTGATGCCGAAGTGATGTGGTTTGGAAGGTGAGGAATTGAACGCCGATAGCCCGGCCTACAAGGTATTGTGCTGAGTGTGCAATAAAAATGGCCTTCCGTCAGGAAGGCCATCAATGAACATGATGCCGGATATCAGAACAGCTCTTCGCTTTGTCCGTTATCCATCAGCGTGGTGCCGACTTCGTGTACTTCATATTCTTTCGGCTGCGTTCCATCAATAAAGTATTCGGAACGGCTGTTCCCGCCACCGTTAGACAGTTTGCCGCTGCTGCGGTCAATGACCACGCTGACGACGCCGGGTGGTGGTGTCAGCGGCTGTTCCGGTACGCCATCCAGCGCGGATTTCATAAAGTCATCCCACGCGGGCTGTGCTGATTTCGCCCCGCCTTCATAGCCGGAGATCTGATCTTTGATGACGCCAGATGCGCTGCTGGCACCCAGATCGCGGCGGTGATCGTCGAAGCCGATCCAGACCGAGGTAACCAGATTCGGACCATAGCCGGAGAACCAGGCGTCTTTGGAACTGTTCGTTGTACCGGTTTTACCGCCGATATCACGACGCTTCAAATCACGACCTGCACGCCAGCCCGTCCCCATCCAGCCTGGTTCGCCAAAGACGTTACTGTTCAGCGCATCTTTAATCAGGAACGCCAGCGGCGTGTTGATCACGTGCGGGGCGTAAGGCTGCGCGGCGCTTTGCTGTGCGGCTTCTGGTGTGACAGGCTCCAGTTCCGGCTGCGGCAGACCTTGCGGCGGTGCTTCGTTTGATGTGGCGACGTCTTCAACGTTAGTGGTCGCTAACACTGGAGAACGTGGTGTTTCACCGTAGACCAGCGGTAAGTTGCAGGTATCGCAGACCACTTTCGGCGTCGCCGTAAAGACTGTACCGCCCGCTTCGCTCTCTATTCTGGAAATCAGATAGGGATCGACCAGATAGCCGCCGTTTGCCATTACGGCATAACCTCGCACGACCTGGAGCGGAGTAAAGGAGGCGGCACCCAGCGCCAGCGATTCGGTATGGACGATATTCTGCGCCGGGAAACCGAAGCGTTGCAGGTAATCCGCCGCATAGTCCACGCCCATCGCGCGCATGGCACGTACCATCACTACGTTTTTGGACTGACCCAGCCCCTGACGCAGACGGATCGGGCCATCATAGGTTGCCGGTGAGTTTTTCGGCCGCCAGTCAGATCCGGCGCCAGCATCCCAGCGGGTGATTGGCACGTCGTTCAGAATCGTTGCCAGCGTTAAACCCTTGTCCATCGCTGCGGTGTACAGGAACGGTTTGATGTTGGAACCAATCTGACGCAGCGCCTGTGTCGCACGGTTGAATTTACTTTGGTTAAAGTCAAAACCGCCGACCAGCGCTTCTATCGCACCATTTTTCGGGTTGAGTGAGACGATGGCGGAGTTGACGTC encodes the following:
- the mrcA gene encoding peptidoglycan glycosyltransferase/peptidoglycan DD-transpeptidase MrcA, with translation MKFVKYLFILAVSCILLGAASIYGLYRYIEPQLPDVATLKDVRLQTPMQVYSADGELIAQFGEKRRIPLKLDQIPPELVHAFIATEDSRFYDHHGVDPVGIIRAASIALTSGHASQGASTITQQLARNFFLSPERTLIRKIKEVFLAIRIEQLLTKDEILELYLNKIYLGYRAYGVGAAAQVYFGRPVDQLTLSEMAMIAGLPKAPSTFNPLYSYDRAVARRNVVLARMKDENYITQAQYNAARSETLVANYHAPEISFSAPYVAEMARQEMVKRYGEDAYNDGYKVYTTVTKKLQTAAQDALRNNVMAYDMRHGYRGPSKVLWKVGEGVWDQAKMIAALKALPVYGPLSPAIVTSTTADNAIAILSDGSNIALPMAGMRWARPYRSDTQQGPTPKRVTDVVQAGQQIWVRKVNDDWWLAQVPDVNSAIVSLNPKNGAIEALVGGFDFNQSKFNRATQALRQIGSNIKPFLYTAAMDKGLTLATILNDVPITRWDAGAGSDWRPKNSPATYDGPIRLRQGLGQSKNVVMVRAMRAMGVDYAADYLQRFGFPAQNIVHTESLALGAASFTPLQVVRGYAVMANGGYLVDPYLISRIESEAGGTVFTATPKVVCDTCNLPLVYGETPRSPVLATTNVEDVATSNEAPPQGLPQPELEPVTPEAAQQSAAQPYAPHVINTPLAFLIKDALNSNVFGEPGWMGTGWRAGRDLKRRDIGGKTGTTNSSKDAWFSGYGPNLVTSVWIGFDDHRRDLGASSASGVIKDQISGYEGGAKSAQPAWDDFMKSALDGVPEQPLTPPPGVVSVVIDRSSGKLSNGGGNSRSEYFIDGTQPKEYEVHEVGTTLMDNGQSEELF